In Chitinophaga sp. HK235, a single window of DNA contains:
- a CDS encoding porin — MKKILLLAAGLAAAITLFAQTEPTAEKEKGKLTFSGYAEAYYSYDMHQPSNHTKPGFLYNFNRHNELNLNLAVLRASYNADRVRGNIALMTGTYAQYNLAAEPSIWQYVYEANVGVRVGKNVWIDAGIMPAHIGFESAIGKDCPTLTRSLLAENSPYFETGAKVTWTPNEKWSFAALYLNGWQRIKRVDGNQTPNFGTQITFKPADKILLNWSTYVGNDLPDTVRRMRYFNNLYGTFGITDKFSVIAGVDYGLQQKEKGSSELSKWYTPIVIARYAFTDKFAVAGRVEHFNDKDGVVISTGTSQGFQTTGYSLNLDFTPVNNVMLRVEGRMFDGKDKPFIKSTELKNTNTALTASLAVWF; from the coding sequence ATGAAGAAGATTCTATTGCTGGCAGCCGGCCTGGCTGCCGCTATCACGCTCTTTGCCCAAACCGAACCAACAGCAGAGAAAGAAAAAGGTAAACTGACATTTTCCGGTTATGCCGAAGCTTATTACAGTTATGATATGCATCAGCCATCCAATCATACCAAACCTGGTTTCCTGTACAACTTCAACAGGCACAATGAGCTGAACCTCAACCTGGCCGTGCTCAGAGCCAGTTACAATGCCGACAGGGTACGGGGTAATATCGCCCTGATGACCGGTACGTATGCACAATACAACCTGGCAGCAGAACCCAGTATCTGGCAATATGTATATGAAGCCAATGTTGGTGTAAGAGTAGGTAAAAACGTTTGGATAGATGCCGGTATTATGCCCGCCCATATTGGTTTTGAAAGTGCCATCGGAAAAGATTGCCCTACCCTTACCCGCAGTCTGTTAGCAGAAAATTCCCCTTATTTTGAAACAGGTGCAAAAGTTACCTGGACTCCGAATGAGAAATGGTCATTTGCTGCGCTGTATCTTAATGGATGGCAACGGATCAAACGGGTGGATGGTAATCAGACACCTAATTTCGGCACTCAGATTACCTTTAAACCAGCAGACAAAATATTGCTGAACTGGAGCACTTATGTAGGCAACGATTTACCCGATACCGTACGCCGTATGCGCTATTTTAACAACCTTTATGGTACCTTTGGTATAACGGATAAATTCAGCGTGATAGCCGGTGTAGACTATGGTTTGCAACAGAAGGAAAAGGGCAGCAGTGAACTGTCAAAATGGTATACCCCGATCGTTATTGCGCGTTATGCATTTACCGATAAATTTGCTGTGGCCGGAAGAGTAGAACATTTTAACGACAAAGATGGTGTAGTGATTTCCACTGGTACATCGCAAGGATTCCAAACGACAGGTTATTCACTCAACCTCGACTTTACTCCGGTCAACAACGTGATGTTGCGTGTGGAAGGACGGATGTTTGACGGAAAGGATAAACCATTCATCAAAAGCACGGAACTCAAAAATACCAATACAGCCCTGACAGCGTCGCTGGCAGTCTGGTTCTAA
- a CDS encoding DEAD/DEAH box helicase: MSLPHLLKYVYNNGTDEVIRRGKRIFSTGGVELIEADPVLKSATFRVKSDTHANYYRVNINKYGETSGMSVRCQCPYNLGDICRHEAAALFQLQEMLDKNHFESFETQFDQQHTLIKMKSIDIKTIKLLVSASIMADAETIAKQHPAKISSAKDEKIEAMLVLDKKEYPLIIQRNEERFFDTHCTCDETAHALCVHKTALFLQLLQKHGPFYFDTLRNWDKEKNKLLSLYGYSLSDDLDGKFAFSYMDGKPFLRVLDPSIKRVDGGSAGRQPATAPPPPEETLTVTQRLAAVFNANEDLYPYFKIDIVSGEVNEDQTAFVSLASKLDLTKYVDFYQYKEKDRELIAPIRKLQGAEVSKFLSKNSPFAGIWENITHENAEELPTETKELMLEYLHPKLAKLFPQLAEQGLVFYLPQRQQFKTKNLQPVQIGAERLKLVIKTSSGSSHVEVNCFVTIEGELVNVADNKWASPLLFLHQNVLYLFETPQDALHVALFQQNGKLKIPNKEWPVYLKDYLLPLSRQYDIRFDKELLAEVTDLAPECRVYLKELGETFIIQPGFAYRGQEVEWNDESKITVQEGNKVLVIRRNKEAEEEFVGKLRALHTNFAQHDNNNYFYLRAKEALKNNWFFLFFDALKEMNVRVFGFDNLRNFKFSSHKPVTNLQISSGIDWFDAQIEVLYGDQKVSIKDIKNALANKQNYVQLADGSLGLLPEEWLRKYSLLFKVGEEKDKGLKLSKYNFSVIDELYEFIDDEAVVIELEQKRKKLLQFDEIRNISLPVNLKATLRPYQESGFQWLNYLDEIKWGGILADDMGLGKTIQALTFIQYYKNKNEGKCMTLVVCPTTLIYNWENEIRKFTPEIQHHIHHGPTRIKDAAELAKFDVIITTYGTLRSDIQTLMKLEFDYVVLDESQAIKNPQSKVTKAAQLLHTKNRLALSGTPMQNNTFDIYAQMNFLNPGMLGSVDFFRNEFATPIDKFQDEERKEHLRKLIYPFILRRTKEQVAKDLPEKIETVIFCEMDPEQRHIYDAYRNTYRSKILGVIEDQGMERSQLTILQGLMKLRQICDSPAILNDTEQYPNHSVKLHELTREIAENIGNHKVLVFSQFLGMLGLIRERLQHMKIPYEYFDGSTSTVDREKAIQNFQHNDECRVFLISLKAGGVGLNLTAADYVYIVDPWWNPAVEQQAIDRTHRIGQTKNIFAYRMICKDTVEEKILQLQERKKSLVKEIISDDSGFVKKLTKEDVLYLFS; the protein is encoded by the coding sequence ATGTCGCTACCCCATTTGCTAAAATATGTTTACAATAACGGCACTGATGAAGTGATCCGCAGGGGGAAGCGTATTTTTTCTACCGGGGGCGTTGAGCTCATCGAAGCCGATCCGGTGCTTAAATCAGCTACTTTCCGCGTAAAGAGTGACACTCATGCCAATTACTACCGCGTTAACATCAATAAATATGGTGAAACCAGCGGTATGTCTGTCCGTTGTCAATGTCCGTACAACCTGGGCGATATCTGCCGTCATGAGGCGGCAGCCCTGTTCCAGCTTCAGGAGATGTTGGACAAGAATCACTTTGAGAGCTTTGAGACCCAGTTTGATCAGCAACACACCCTGATCAAAATGAAATCCATTGATATCAAGACGATCAAACTGCTGGTATCTGCTTCCATAATGGCAGATGCGGAAACGATCGCCAAACAGCATCCGGCCAAAATCTCATCTGCCAAAGATGAAAAGATAGAAGCTATGCTGGTGCTGGATAAAAAGGAATATCCGCTGATCATACAGCGCAATGAGGAACGTTTTTTTGATACTCATTGCACCTGTGATGAAACAGCCCACGCCCTCTGTGTGCATAAAACAGCCCTTTTCCTGCAGCTGCTGCAGAAACACGGGCCTTTTTACTTTGATACGCTGCGCAACTGGGACAAGGAGAAAAATAAGCTCCTTTCCTTATATGGCTACTCTTTGAGTGACGACCTTGACGGGAAGTTTGCCTTTTCCTATATGGATGGTAAGCCCTTCCTGCGGGTGCTGGACCCCAGCATCAAAAGAGTGGACGGCGGCTCTGCCGGCCGCCAGCCAGCCACCGCTCCACCGCCACCGGAAGAAACCCTGACGGTAACACAGCGCCTGGCCGCCGTATTCAACGCCAACGAGGATTTATACCCTTATTTTAAAATAGATATTGTCAGCGGTGAAGTGAATGAAGACCAAACAGCCTTCGTTTCCCTGGCCAGTAAACTGGACCTCACCAAATATGTTGACTTCTATCAATACAAAGAAAAAGACAGGGAGCTGATAGCCCCTATCCGTAAGTTACAGGGTGCGGAAGTCAGCAAGTTTCTCAGTAAAAACTCCCCATTTGCGGGCATCTGGGAAAATATCACGCATGAAAATGCCGAAGAGCTGCCTACCGAAACCAAAGAGCTGATGCTGGAATACCTGCATCCCAAACTGGCTAAGCTGTTTCCGCAGCTGGCAGAACAGGGCCTGGTATTTTACCTGCCTCAGCGGCAACAGTTCAAAACCAAAAACCTGCAACCGGTCCAGATAGGCGCCGAAAGACTGAAGCTGGTCATCAAAACCAGCAGCGGCAGCAGCCATGTGGAAGTGAACTGCTTTGTAACGATAGAAGGTGAGCTGGTCAATGTAGCAGACAACAAGTGGGCAAGCCCGCTGCTGTTCCTCCACCAGAACGTGCTGTACCTGTTTGAAACACCACAGGACGCCCTGCACGTAGCCCTCTTCCAGCAAAACGGTAAACTGAAAATTCCTAACAAGGAATGGCCGGTATACCTTAAGGACTATCTGCTGCCATTAAGCCGGCAGTATGATATCCGCTTCGATAAAGAGCTGCTGGCCGAAGTTACCGACCTGGCACCGGAATGCCGTGTATACCTGAAAGAACTGGGCGAAACATTCATCATTCAACCCGGCTTCGCTTACCGCGGGCAAGAGGTAGAATGGAATGATGAAAGCAAGATCACCGTACAGGAAGGGAATAAAGTACTCGTCATCCGCCGAAACAAGGAAGCGGAAGAAGAGTTTGTCGGCAAACTGCGTGCGCTGCATACCAACTTCGCACAGCACGACAACAACAACTATTTTTATCTGCGTGCCAAAGAAGCCCTGAAGAACAACTGGTTCTTCCTCTTCTTCGATGCACTGAAAGAAATGAATGTGCGCGTTTTCGGTTTTGATAACCTGCGCAACTTCAAATTCAGTTCGCATAAACCGGTCACCAACCTGCAGATCAGCTCCGGCATCGACTGGTTCGACGCGCAGATTGAAGTACTGTATGGCGACCAGAAAGTAAGCATCAAAGACATCAAAAATGCGCTGGCCAACAAACAGAACTATGTTCAGCTGGCAGACGGCTCCCTGGGCCTGCTGCCGGAAGAATGGCTGCGCAAATATTCACTGTTGTTTAAGGTAGGTGAAGAAAAAGACAAAGGCCTTAAACTCAGCAAATACAACTTCAGCGTAATCGATGAACTGTATGAGTTTATCGATGATGAAGCCGTTGTAATAGAACTGGAGCAGAAACGTAAAAAGCTGCTGCAGTTTGATGAGATCCGTAATATCTCACTGCCTGTTAACCTGAAAGCTACGCTGCGCCCTTATCAGGAAAGCGGCTTCCAGTGGCTCAACTATCTCGATGAGATCAAATGGGGCGGTATCCTGGCAGATGACATGGGTCTTGGTAAAACCATCCAGGCACTCACCTTCATCCAGTATTATAAAAACAAAAATGAAGGTAAGTGTATGACGCTGGTAGTTTGCCCTACCACGCTGATCTATAACTGGGAGAATGAAATCCGCAAGTTCACTCCCGAAATCCAGCATCATATCCATCATGGACCTACGCGTATCAAAGATGCTGCGGAACTGGCCAAGTTTGATGTGATCATCACCACCTATGGCACGCTGCGCAGTGACATACAAACACTGATGAAGCTGGAGTTTGATTATGTGGTCCTGGATGAATCACAGGCCATTAAAAATCCGCAGTCCAAGGTTACCAAAGCAGCCCAGCTGTTGCATACCAAAAACAGGCTGGCACTGAGTGGTACCCCAATGCAGAACAATACCTTCGATATTTATGCGCAGATGAACTTCCTGAACCCGGGCATGCTGGGAAGCGTAGACTTCTTCCGGAATGAATTTGCTACACCGATCGACAAGTTCCAGGACGAAGAAAGAAAAGAACATCTGCGTAAACTGATATATCCCTTTATACTCCGCCGTACCAAAGAACAGGTGGCGAAAGACCTGCCGGAAAAAATTGAAACAGTGATCTTCTGTGAAATGGACCCTGAGCAGCGCCATATCTATGATGCCTATCGTAATACCTATCGCTCCAAGATATTGGGTGTTATTGAAGATCAGGGTATGGAACGTTCACAGCTGACCATCCTGCAAGGGTTGATGAAGCTGCGCCAGATCTGCGACTCGCCGGCTATCCTCAATGATACAGAACAGTATCCCAACCATTCTGTGAAGTTACATGAGCTGACCCGTGAAATAGCCGAGAATATCGGTAATCACAAGGTGCTGGTGTTTTCCCAGTTCCTGGGCATGCTTGGGCTTATCCGGGAAAGGCTGCAGCATATGAAGATCCCTTACGAGTATTTCGATGGTAGCACCTCTACTGTAGATCGTGAAAAGGCGATCCAGAATTTCCAACATAATGATGAATGCCGCGTATTCCTCATCTCGCTGAAAGCAGGTGGTGTGGGTCTTAACCTTACTGCAGCAGACTATGTATACATTGTGGATCCGTGGTGGAACCCGGCTGTGGAACAACAGGCCATCGACCGTACTCACCGTATCGGCCAAACGAAAAACATCTTCGCTTACCGTATGATCTGTAAGGATACAGTAGAAGAAAAAATATTACAACTACAGGAACGAAAAAAATCACTTGTTAAAGAAATCATCTCCGATGATAGTGGCTTTGTGAAGAAGCTCACCAAAGAAGATGTATTGTATCTGTTCAGCTAA
- the kdpB gene encoding potassium-transporting ATPase subunit KdpB, whose protein sequence is MKKKDNTLFPREQVMQSLKQSFVKLNPKLMIKNPVMFTVEVGTAVMLIVALYALFTKNTDQGSAAYNITIFIVLFLTLLFANFAEAIAEARGKAQAESLRRTREETPAKKIELVGEIFTNEIKVVSSSSLRKGDVFACDPGDIIPADGEIIQGLASIDESAITGESAPVIREAGGDKSSVVGGTKVLSDHIKVRVTTEPGESFLDKMIALVEGASRQKTPNEIALTILLASFTLVFIIVCVTLKPFADYAQTPITIAAFISLFVCLIPTTIGGLLSAIGIAGMDRALRANVITKSGKAVETAGDIDVLLLDKTGTITIGNRKATNFYPTNGNAPEEFIRLCALSSLSDETPEGKSIVELAGKDIVSKLTVSGASLVKFTAETRSSGIDLPDGNRIRKGAYDAIKRLTEREGFQFPTDTLTRVEAISRDGGTPLVVALNSKVQGVIELQDIIKPGISERFERLRKMGVKTVMVTGDNPLTAKYIATKAGVDDFIAEAKPEDKMTYIRKEQQEGRLVAMMGDGTNDAPALAQADVGVAMNSGTQAAKEAGNMVDLDNDPTKLIEIVEIGKQLLMTRGTLTTFSIANDVAKYFAIVPALFVASIPALQGINVMKLHSPETAILSAVIFNAIIIPMLIPLALRGVAYKPIGASALLRRNLLIYGVGGIVAPFIGIKLIDMLITLFIR, encoded by the coding sequence ATGAAGAAGAAAGATAATACACTGTTTCCAAGGGAGCAGGTGATGCAAAGCCTGAAGCAGTCCTTCGTGAAACTGAATCCGAAACTGATGATCAAAAACCCGGTCATGTTTACCGTAGAGGTAGGCACTGCGGTGATGCTGATCGTAGCACTGTATGCACTTTTTACCAAAAACACCGACCAGGGAAGTGCAGCTTATAACATTACCATTTTTATTGTCCTCTTTCTCACCTTGCTGTTTGCGAACTTCGCAGAAGCCATTGCAGAAGCACGTGGTAAAGCCCAGGCCGAAAGCCTGCGTCGTACCAGGGAAGAAACACCTGCCAAAAAAATAGAACTGGTAGGAGAAATATTTACCAACGAAATTAAAGTTGTTTCCTCTTCTTCACTGCGCAAGGGTGATGTCTTCGCCTGCGACCCCGGCGATATCATCCCGGCAGACGGAGAGATCATACAAGGCCTGGCCAGCATCGACGAATCGGCCATCACCGGTGAATCTGCGCCGGTGATCCGTGAGGCAGGTGGTGATAAGTCCAGCGTGGTAGGTGGTACCAAAGTACTGTCTGATCATATCAAAGTACGGGTGACCACCGAACCGGGCGAGTCTTTCCTGGACAAAATGATTGCCCTCGTAGAAGGTGCCAGCCGTCAGAAAACACCGAATGAGATCGCGCTGACCATTCTGCTGGCTAGTTTCACCCTGGTGTTCATCATTGTGTGTGTGACATTAAAACCGTTTGCCGACTACGCACAAACACCGATCACTATCGCTGCTTTTATTTCCCTGTTTGTATGTCTGATACCTACCACCATCGGCGGGCTGTTGTCTGCCATCGGTATCGCCGGAATGGACCGTGCACTTCGTGCCAACGTGATCACCAAATCCGGTAAGGCTGTGGAAACAGCTGGTGATATCGATGTGTTGCTGCTGGATAAAACCGGTACCATCACCATCGGTAACCGTAAGGCCACCAATTTCTACCCTACCAACGGTAATGCACCGGAAGAATTTATCAGACTCTGTGCCCTCAGCTCTCTGTCTGACGAAACACCGGAAGGTAAGTCCATCGTAGAACTGGCCGGTAAAGACATCGTCAGCAAACTGACTGTGTCCGGTGCCAGCCTGGTGAAATTCACTGCCGAAACACGTAGCAGCGGTATCGATCTGCCCGATGGCAACCGTATCCGCAAAGGAGCTTACGATGCTATCAAAAGGCTCACCGAAAGAGAAGGCTTCCAGTTCCCCACCGATACGCTTACCCGCGTGGAAGCTATCTCCAGAGACGGAGGCACGCCGCTGGTGGTAGCACTCAACAGCAAAGTGCAGGGCGTTATTGAACTGCAGGATATCATCAAACCCGGTATCAGCGAACGTTTTGAACGTCTGCGTAAAATGGGTGTGAAAACAGTGATGGTAACCGGTGACAACCCGCTTACCGCCAAATATATCGCTACCAAAGCCGGTGTAGATGACTTCATCGCTGAAGCCAAACCGGAAGATAAAATGACCTATATCCGTAAAGAACAGCAGGAAGGTCGTCTGGTAGCGATGATGGGCGATGGTACCAACGATGCTCCGGCACTGGCCCAGGCCGATGTAGGAGTAGCCATGAACAGCGGTACCCAGGCTGCAAAAGAAGCGGGTAACATGGTGGATCTCGACAACGACCCTACCAAACTGATTGAAATCGTGGAAATCGGTAAACAGCTGCTGATGACAAGAGGTACGCTGACTACCTTCTCCATCGCCAACGACGTGGCTAAATATTTTGCGATCGTGCCGGCGCTCTTTGTAGCTTCTATTCCTGCCCTGCAAGGCATCAATGTGATGAAGCTGCACAGCCCCGAAACAGCTATCCTCAGCGCAGTGATCTTCAATGCTATTATTATCCCTATGCTAATTCCGCTGGCATTGCGTGGTGTGGCCTACAAGCCGATAGGCGCCAGCGCGCTGCTGCGCAGGAACCTGTTGATATACGGTGTTGGTGGCATAGTAGCCCCCTTCATCGGTATCAAACTGATTGACATGCTGATAACGCTCTTTATCCGGTAG
- the kdpA gene encoding potassium-transporting ATPase subunit KdpA, protein MTTEILGVIATYGLTLLLAWPLARYIVKVFRGDKTWSDFMAPLERLFFKISGINPKEEMTWKEHLKALLTINMVWFVYAFFVLMFQDKLPLNPDGNPGQSADLAFNTAISFVVNCNLQHYSGETGVTYFTQLFVLAFLQFVSAATGIAALIVVFKAMKEKTTTKLGNFWDIFLKTITRILLPISVVIALILVFNGTPASFDGKDTVVTMQGDTVNVSRGPAAGFVAIKHVGTNGGGWFGANSAHPLENPSYVTWMTEMFAQVVIPIAMVFALGLFVNRRKFAYVIFGVMTIGMICLLIPTMQSEMNGNPAIAHMGIQQVTGAMEGKEVRFGPAATGYWSTVTTIISTGSVCGWHDSTMPMTGMMQLLGMMLNCFYGGCGVGILNYYIFIIIAVFISGLMVGRTPELMGHKLEAREVKIAALITLLSPFLILAGTALSAWVLAHHPDANWAVKPSSWLNNPNYHGFSEMLYEYTSANANNGSGFEGLGDGNVFWNVTTGFVLIMGRFLPIIGPVAIAGLMASKKYIPASAGTLRTDSITFGAMTFAVIIILTALSYFPALALGPIAEYFSL, encoded by the coding sequence ATGACTACTGAAATTTTAGGCGTTATTGCCACCTATGGACTAACATTACTTCTGGCCTGGCCACTGGCGAGGTATATCGTAAAGGTATTCAGAGGAGATAAAACCTGGTCCGACTTTATGGCGCCGCTGGAGCGTCTGTTCTTCAAAATTTCCGGCATCAATCCCAAAGAGGAAATGACCTGGAAAGAGCACCTCAAAGCACTCCTGACCATCAATATGGTGTGGTTTGTATATGCCTTTTTTGTACTGATGTTCCAGGACAAGCTGCCACTGAATCCGGATGGTAACCCCGGACAATCGGCCGACCTGGCATTTAACACCGCTATTAGCTTCGTTGTAAACTGTAACCTGCAGCACTATTCAGGTGAAACAGGTGTTACTTATTTCACGCAGCTGTTTGTGCTGGCCTTCCTGCAGTTTGTGAGTGCTGCCACCGGTATTGCCGCACTGATCGTGGTTTTCAAAGCCATGAAAGAAAAAACAACTACCAAGCTGGGTAACTTCTGGGATATCTTCCTGAAAACAATCACCCGCATCCTTTTACCTATATCTGTCGTTATCGCACTGATACTTGTATTTAACGGTACTCCTGCCAGCTTCGATGGCAAAGATACCGTAGTGACCATGCAGGGTGATACCGTGAACGTATCCCGCGGACCTGCTGCCGGTTTTGTTGCCATCAAACATGTTGGAACCAACGGTGGTGGCTGGTTTGGAGCCAACTCCGCACACCCGCTGGAAAACCCCAGCTACGTGACATGGATGACTGAAATGTTTGCACAGGTTGTCATACCCATCGCCATGGTGTTTGCACTGGGCCTGTTCGTCAACCGCCGTAAATTTGCCTATGTGATTTTCGGGGTGATGACCATAGGGATGATATGCCTGCTGATACCGACTATGCAGTCGGAAATGAACGGAAACCCTGCTATTGCACATATGGGCATACAACAGGTCACGGGGGCCATGGAAGGTAAAGAGGTCCGCTTCGGGCCTGCTGCCACTGGCTACTGGAGCACTGTTACCACCATCATCTCCACCGGTTCTGTATGCGGCTGGCACGACAGCACCATGCCAATGACGGGTATGATGCAATTACTGGGTATGATGCTGAACTGCTTCTATGGCGGTTGTGGCGTAGGTATCCTCAACTACTACATCTTTATCATCATCGCCGTCTTTATCTCCGGGCTGATGGTAGGCCGTACACCTGAGCTGATGGGCCACAAGCTGGAAGCCCGCGAAGTGAAGATCGCAGCCCTTATTACGCTGTTGTCTCCTTTCCTGATCCTGGCTGGTACAGCGCTCTCCGCCTGGGTGCTGGCACATCATCCGGATGCCAACTGGGCGGTGAAACCATCTTCATGGCTCAATAATCCCAACTATCACGGATTCTCAGAGATGTTGTATGAATACACTTCTGCCAACGCCAACAACGGTTCCGGCTTTGAAGGATTGGGCGACGGTAATGTGTTCTGGAACGTAACTACCGGCTTTGTGCTGATAATGGGACGATTCCTGCCCATTATCGGACCTGTGGCTATCGCTGGTCTGATGGCTTCCAAAAAATACATTCCTGCATCTGCCGGTACATTGAGAACAGACTCGATCACCTTTGGCGCAATGACTTTCGCGGTGATCATCATCCTGACTGCGCTGTCTTATTTCCCGGCACTGGCATTAGGCCCGATAGCAGAGTACTTCTCTTTGTAA
- a CDS encoding potassium-transporting ATPase subunit F, protein MTALFVLSILVFAYMVYVLLKPEKF, encoded by the coding sequence ATGACCGCATTATTTGTGCTTTCAATATTGGTTTTTGCGTACATGGTGTATGTATTGCTGAAACCGGAGAAATTCTGA
- a CDS encoding MBL fold metallo-hydrolase: MQKQNTRRDWIKQSGLAIAGLPLLSKMPYLSNDKNNVMKHYICVTCGVQYDAAETAPAHCPICEDERQYVNPAGQSWTTLEQIQKGHKNVIELVAPGIYAIYSTPGFAISQRAHLVVTPHGNILWDCITNLDDSTIDIIRRLGGIRAIAISHPHYFSTIVEWSHAFDNAPVYVHQLDASWLGRHDPVIRLWEGKTLDLWDGMKLVLCGGHFPGANVLYSPAGKGALLVGDVIQVSTDRKTTSFMYSYPNNIPLSAAEVKIIQEAVSPLSYDAMYGAFGKYILTGAREAMDFSVKRYIRHIS; encoded by the coding sequence ATGCAAAAGCAAAACACGCGACGCGACTGGATCAAACAAAGCGGGCTGGCGATAGCCGGGCTGCCGCTTTTATCAAAAATGCCCTACCTTTCAAATGATAAAAACAATGTTATGAAACACTATATCTGTGTTACCTGTGGTGTGCAGTATGATGCTGCGGAGACTGCGCCGGCACACTGTCCTATCTGCGAAGATGAACGCCAGTATGTGAATCCTGCCGGGCAGAGCTGGACCACCCTTGAACAGATACAAAAAGGCCATAAGAATGTTATAGAGCTGGTGGCGCCTGGTATATATGCTATTTACTCGACGCCCGGCTTCGCCATATCGCAACGGGCGCATCTGGTGGTAACACCTCATGGGAATATTCTGTGGGATTGTATTACTAACCTGGACGACTCTACGATAGATATCATCCGCCGCCTGGGTGGGATCAGGGCAATTGCCATTTCGCATCCCCATTATTTTTCGACTATTGTGGAATGGAGCCATGCTTTTGACAATGCGCCGGTATATGTACATCAGCTGGATGCTTCCTGGCTGGGAAGGCATGATCCGGTGATTCGTTTATGGGAGGGCAAAACGCTGGACCTCTGGGATGGTATGAAGCTGGTGCTTTGTGGTGGGCACTTCCCCGGTGCCAATGTGCTGTACAGCCCTGCGGGCAAAGGTGCCCTGCTGGTGGGTGATGTGATCCAGGTGTCTACCGACCGGAAAACGACTTCTTTTATGTATAGCTATCCTAATAATATCCCGCTGTCGGCAGCGGAGGTGAAGATTATCCAGGAGGCGGTGTCTCCGCTGTCTTATGATGCCATGTACGGGGCCTTCGGCAAATATATCCTGACAGGGGCCCGGGAGGCGATGGATTTTTCTGTGAAGCGGTATATCCGGCATATTAGCTAA
- a CDS encoding K(+)-transporting ATPase subunit C, giving the protein MKKYLWPSIKLTVLLLVLLAGIYPLFLAGVARLAPGKGGGVTVTHNGRVVGYENIGQKFTQDKYFWSRPSTVDYNAAGSGGSNKAPGNPEYLKAVQERIDSFLVHNPDVKKEDIPAELVTASASGLDPHLSPAAAYIQIARVAKARGIAPEKLKQLVDDNTKGPLFGLLGPSVVNVLKLNIALDELK; this is encoded by the coding sequence ATGAAAAAGTATCTCTGGCCCTCTATAAAACTGACCGTTCTCCTGCTGGTATTATTGGCAGGCATTTATCCCCTGTTCCTGGCCGGGGTTGCCAGACTGGCCCCTGGAAAAGGTGGAGGGGTAACGGTAACGCATAATGGAAGAGTTGTAGGGTATGAAAATATAGGACAGAAATTCACACAGGATAAATACTTCTGGTCCCGCCCCAGTACAGTAGATTACAACGCTGCCGGTTCCGGTGGCTCCAACAAAGCTCCCGGCAATCCGGAGTATCTGAAAGCTGTACAGGAAAGAATAGATTCTTTCCTGGTACATAACCCGGATGTGAAAAAAGAAGATATCCCGGCAGAACTGGTGACTGCTTCTGCCAGTGGTCTTGACCCGCACCTCTCCCCTGCCGCTGCATACATACAGATTGCCCGCGTAGCCAAAGCCAGAGGCATTGCTCCGGAGAAGCTGAAACAGCTGGTAGATGATAATACCAAAGGTCCATTGTTCGGCCTTCTCGGTCCTTCTGTAGTGAATGTGTTAAAGCTGAACATCGCACTGGATGAATTAAAATAA